The genomic stretch AAGCAGTGGAGTGAAGCTTTTCGTTACAGTCCAATAACCACCTTTCGAAAAGTTACATCCAAAGTACTTTAAAACCGAAAGCAATTCTTTAGAAATATTTGcgaattgaatttctttttCTGCTTGTTTATAGGAGTCCTCgtcaacagaaaataaaatgaagctACTGTTCGTTATTGCCATGGCCATAGTGGTTGTCGTTGCCCAGGACTCCACGTACACCACCAAGTACGACAACATTGATATAGAAGAAATTCTCAACACAGATCGCCTCTTCACCGGTTACTACAAATGTCTCATGGATATGGGACCTTGCACGGCGGAAGGAAACGAGCTGAAGAAACATCTACCAGATGCGCTAGAGACTGGCTGTAGCAAGTGTACTGACAAGCAGCGAGAATTTGCTGTGAAGGCGATCAACTTCCTCATCGAGAAACGTCCGGACGAGTGGACAGCGCTGAAGGCAAAGTACGATCCCGAAAATAAGCTGTCCGAAAAGTTGCGTGACATCGCACTTGCTGCCGGTATCAAGCTGTAAGAAGGCGGAAAACGACGTTGATGTACACTGTCCTACCAATGATGTGCCCTATTGCTCAgatgattttattttataaatttatgTGATTAGAATGAATATACTATGTACCTACCTGCTGAAATAAGCTATTATTTCGTGAAATGGCGAAGCTTGAAGAAAATTCTTGGCTCAGTTTTTCTTCTGGTAAAATTTTTCCTTGATTCCATTGTTTTAGTCTTCCATTTTTTACATTCAGGAACTCTTGCTTAAATTGTGTTTTCGCACACtgaagaaactaaaaaatttgtttgatatgaaactttttgggcaTTTTTGCAGTTTTCCAAACagaatatagactgttccgaaaattataaatacatcttcttccttgaataaaacaaaaaatacaggatttttcgggtcattttgttctgaaatatagataataagtgttttctttccagtttcaattcaagttgggattatttttcgtaggatacgcgagttctctaacttttctttcAACACTACTCATaggcttttgcacagtgtgctCCGACcgtttttaccactttaagccaatcttttttaaatttttcaacattgtccgctggtttgacaaatttcctcagctttgccttggtcaaagcccaaaaagtttcaatagggcaaatttcagggcagtttggaggattcatcttctttgggacacatgtgacattatttgttttataccaccctagtgcatccttagagtaatggcaggaagcaagatcgggccaaaagattggaggattgttatgctgctcaaccatgggtaacaaccttttctgtgaacactctttcacgtaaattttaccattcattgtgtcattcgtaatgaatggacgagatattttcccacattcacaaatggcctgccaaaccattaccatcttgccgaatttttcggtgtaaatggctttcactggtcaaGGGACAttctttcccttcggtgatgtataaaattgtggTCCTGGCaaagtcttatagtccagttttatgtaggtttcgtcatccatgataacacaccccatttttttggtcagaagtttgtcataaagcttccgagctctcggtttcacagattcagcttgttttggatttcgttttggctgcttctgcttccgacgggtctgcagacccattcttcccttggcacgcataacgttattcgccgaggttccaagctttctcgccacatctcgtactgatactgaaggatgccgcttgtagtattccttaaccttttcgtccattgtgggatcaataggcccgggttttctaccacatcttgcaatgcggtttgaactgctccgacacttataccttcttctctggctaattttcttatagaaagaccactcacggtgcctcatttgtgcacaattcgctttctttgctcgggagaaaggccacgcatttacaaaatttcgcactaaatgttagaaaaaatgacagcatctgtttcttttggatgtaagcaacaggacgcagccaacgtttggttgaatactgcacgttattcgaaatgacggttgatcgtaagtgtatttataattatcggaacggtctatacaaCGCTTACGTTGTATATTATCTCTCCTTTTTTATTCTGTGTAATGTTTTCGGATGCGAATTACACAAATGTCTATTTGTAGTGATTCTTAGCTAACCTTAGTCACAcataaaaatgtaaatatttttcgtttaGATACTGATCTTATTCGCTGTGAGTAATTCCTCTAATGTGGTCATAATATTTTGTTATGCGTTTCAAAGCATGTTTCCGTGTCAAATTTTTCTAGACATTTACAGCCGTCAATTTATGTGTTTGAGACGGGTAT from Wyeomyia smithii strain HCP4-BCI-WySm-NY-G18 chromosome 3, ASM2978416v1, whole genome shotgun sequence encodes the following:
- the LOC129727996 gene encoding ejaculatory bulb-specific protein 3-like; amino-acid sequence: MKLLFVIAMAIVVVVAQDSTYTTKYDNIDIEEILNTDRLFTGYYKCLMDMGPCTAEGNELKKHLPDALETGCSKCTDKQREFAVKAINFLIEKRPDEWTALKAKYDPENKLSEKLRDIALAAGIKL